From Butyrivibrio proteoclasticus B316, the proteins below share one genomic window:
- a CDS encoding SGNH/GDSL hydrolase family protein, with the protein MKTILCYGDSNTYGYIPETGMRYPKDIRYPGRLQMLLGSDYAVIEEGCNGRTTIHDDPIDGWKNGLDYLRPCLNSHKPIDILILMLGSNDLKQTFHLTAEQIAENAGILIDVIKEFTAEKQDFVPEIILVSPPEIGAGIKYSPFYGAFTENAIDESKKFHEYYEKIADSKGCIFFNAAQYIYPSETDSLHLTPEGHKILADEIYKVIQAI; encoded by the coding sequence ATGAAAACAATCCTTTGTTATGGCGATTCAAATACATATGGCTATATTCCAGAGACAGGAATGAGGTATCCAAAGGATATTAGGTATCCTGGAAGACTACAGATGCTTCTTGGGAGTGACTATGCAGTTATCGAGGAAGGCTGTAATGGAAGAACGACTATTCACGATGATCCAATTGATGGATGGAAGAACGGTCTTGATTATTTGAGACCATGTCTCAATTCACACAAGCCAATAGATATATTGATTCTGATGCTTGGGAGCAATGATCTCAAGCAGACATTCCATCTTACAGCTGAGCAGATAGCTGAAAATGCAGGCATTCTCATTGATGTAATAAAAGAATTTACTGCAGAAAAACAGGACTTTGTTCCAGAGATTATTCTGGTTTCTCCTCCAGAGATAGGTGCTGGCATAAAGTACTCTCCGTTTTATGGGGCATTCACTGAAAATGCTATTGATGAGTCTAAAAAGTTCCATGAATATTACGAGAAAATTGCTGACAGTAAAGGATGTATTTTCTTTAATGCAGCTCAGTATATATATCCATCAGAGACAGATTCATTGCATTTGACTCCTGAGGGGCACAAGATACTTGCAGACGAAATATATAAGGTTATTCAGGCAATTTAA